The following proteins come from a genomic window of Halomarina ordinaria:
- a CDS encoding ABC transporter substrate-binding protein: MSTTDTGDEGGGGDNDSGDNSSGGGGGGDFPGTIKIGVLAPEPGNDPIGGSIANGARLAAQQLTDDGFIEGTSFEVVVEDTKEDPGTGRTKYRELTQGEEVHMTTGVFTSEVLLAIMDDIASEQTIHMTSGAATPEASRLVHEEYDTYKYHFRTGPINAYELGVNMVDFLDAKREDLGWESVAVLVEDYEWTGPVQDALDENLGDTGVEVAMEQRYASGTENFSPIYDDVEDSGADAAFIAMAHTGTPAIVQWARQQRNFEFGGIHVPMQLPSYYEAVDGACNYAVTQNSATPESEVTEKTVPFSDAYNEEFDSYPVYTGYITYDAVMQYAEVVKELGTLDADEVVTGLEESSYTGTAGTISYYPPDDEFAHDVVYAEDKVDPVFQQWQDGDQTVIYPDKFTTGDYVKPEWIQ, translated from the coding sequence GTGAGTACGACGGACACGGGGGACGAGGGCGGGGGCGGCGACAACGACTCCGGTGACAACAGTTCCGGCGGTGGCGGCGGCGGTGACTTCCCGGGGACGATCAAGATCGGCGTGCTGGCGCCGGAACCGGGCAACGACCCCATCGGCGGCTCCATCGCCAACGGGGCGCGCCTCGCGGCCCAGCAACTGACCGACGACGGGTTCATCGAGGGCACCTCCTTCGAGGTGGTCGTCGAGGATACGAAGGAGGACCCCGGCACCGGGCGCACGAAGTACCGCGAACTCACCCAGGGCGAGGAGGTCCATATGACGACCGGGGTGTTCACCAGCGAGGTGCTGCTCGCCATCATGGACGACATCGCCAGCGAGCAGACGATACACATGACCTCCGGCGCCGCGACGCCGGAGGCTTCCCGGCTGGTCCACGAGGAGTACGACACCTACAAGTACCACTTCCGGACGGGTCCCATCAACGCCTACGAACTCGGCGTGAACATGGTCGACTTCCTCGACGCGAAGCGCGAGGACCTCGGCTGGGAGTCGGTGGCGGTGCTCGTCGAGGACTACGAGTGGACCGGTCCCGTTCAGGACGCCCTCGACGAGAACCTCGGGGACACCGGCGTCGAGGTGGCGATGGAGCAGCGCTACGCCTCCGGGACGGAGAACTTCTCGCCCATCTACGACGACGTGGAGGACTCCGGCGCGGACGCGGCGTTCATCGCCATGGCCCACACGGGGACGCCGGCCATCGTCCAGTGGGCGCGCCAGCAGCGGAACTTCGAGTTCGGCGGCATCCACGTCCCGATGCAGTTGCCCTCCTACTACGAGGCCGTCGACGGGGCGTGCAACTACGCCGTCACGCAGAACTCCGCGACGCCCGAGAGCGAGGTGACCGAGAAGACGGTGCCGTTCTCCGACGCCTACAACGAGGAGTTCGACAGCTACCCCGTCTACACCGGCTACATCACCTACGACGCCGTCATGCAGTACGCGGAGGTCGTCAAGGAACTGGGGACCCTCGACGCCGACGAGGTCGTCACGGGTCTGGAGGAGAGCTCCTACACCGGGACCGCCGGGACCATCTCCTACTACCCCCCGGACGACGAGTTCGCCCACGACGTCGTCTACGCGGAGGACAAGGTCGACCCGGTCTTCCAGCAGTGGCAGGACGGCGACCAGACGGTCATCTACCCGGACAAGTTCACCACGGGCGACTACGTGAAACCCGAGTGGATTCAGTAG
- a CDS encoding SDR family NAD(P)-dependent oxidoreductase, which yields MHEQFDLAGRVAVVTGGSRGIGRAIAEGMAAAGATVVPTARSADDLATVVEGIQADGGEALAVSTDVADPDSVAALFDRVEEEYGGADVVVNNAGINPDAALGTPERVDAEGFDFVTDVNLRGAFLCAREGAAHLRERGGSVVNVASVGGLVGLPRQHPYVASKHGLVGLTKSLALDWAPDVRVNCLAPGYVATDLTGDLRENDDLSASILDRTPLDRFADPEEIAGPAVFLASDAASYVTGATLAVDGGWTAR from the coding sequence ATGCACGAGCAGTTCGACCTCGCGGGACGCGTCGCGGTCGTCACCGGCGGGAGCCGCGGCATCGGACGGGCGATAGCCGAAGGGATGGCGGCGGCGGGGGCGACGGTCGTCCCGACGGCCCGGAGCGCGGACGACCTCGCGACCGTCGTCGAGGGTATCCAGGCCGACGGGGGGGAGGCGCTCGCCGTCTCGACCGACGTCGCCGACCCCGACAGCGTCGCGGCGCTGTTCGACCGCGTGGAGGAGGAGTACGGCGGCGCCGACGTGGTCGTGAACAACGCCGGCATCAACCCCGACGCCGCGCTGGGGACGCCCGAGCGTGTCGACGCGGAGGGGTTCGACTTCGTGACGGACGTGAACCTGCGCGGGGCGTTCCTCTGCGCCCGCGAGGGAGCGGCGCACCTCCGCGAGCGCGGCGGCTCCGTCGTCAACGTCGCGAGCGTGGGGGGCCTCGTGGGGCTCCCCAGACAGCACCCGTACGTCGCCTCGAAACACGGGCTGGTCGGCCTGACCAAGAGCCTCGCGCTCGACTGGGCACCGGACGTTCGCGTCAACTGTCTCGCGCCCGGCTACGTGGCGACCGACCTCACCGGCGACCTCCGGGAGAACGACGACCTCAGCGCTTCTATCCTCGACCGAACGCCACTCGACCGCTTCGCGGACCCCGAGGAGATAGCGGGGCCGGCCGTCTTCCTCGCGAGCGACGCCGCGAGCTACGTCACCGGCGCGACGCTCGCCGTCGACGGCGGGTGGACCGCTCGCTAG
- a CDS encoding branched-chain amino acid ABC transporter permease, with product MSSDTVSGGLFERLESSGLSLRYVLGLLGLVFMAVLPLLSEFELGIGIPGVFVFAVDNLLLLKLTGALYFGMFAMSWDVVSGYTGQISFGHGVFFAVGGYTSALLNIEFGIAPALAVPVGVVLAAVTGLVIGVPALRLRGPYLSLVTLVAPLILLNVFIWQSGTFGGERGLLGEDYFLGLGSDAALEVYYIALVLFTLIFALLFAVTRSDAGRVFTAIREDEDAVAAAGLNPAKFKTFAFVLSAAVGGLAGAMFVHSPVGGARPSELMSVIVNVEVIIAAILGGMGTIVGAAIGGVFLILLQDGLSNLGDALTIPIPGTETGVVLTPPIPFSQMDFLLFAVITLVLLLVLPGGIVRAGIRGGRRVLRRVRSDREDPVATDGGRVEDSNDGENADAGRAPERAVYRNYRDALEGDDDEH from the coding sequence GTGAGTAGCGACACCGTCTCCGGCGGCCTGTTCGAGCGACTCGAGTCCTCGGGGCTGTCGCTGCGGTACGTCCTCGGCCTGCTCGGCCTCGTCTTCATGGCCGTCCTGCCGCTGCTCTCGGAGTTCGAACTCGGCATCGGCATCCCCGGCGTCTTCGTGTTCGCCGTCGACAACCTCCTCCTGCTGAAGCTCACCGGCGCGCTCTACTTCGGGATGTTCGCCATGAGCTGGGACGTCGTCTCCGGCTACACCGGCCAGATCTCCTTCGGTCACGGCGTGTTCTTCGCCGTCGGGGGGTACACCTCGGCGCTGTTGAACATCGAGTTCGGCATCGCGCCGGCGCTCGCGGTTCCGGTCGGCGTCGTCCTCGCCGCGGTGACGGGCCTCGTCATCGGGGTGCCGGCGCTGCGCCTGCGCGGCCCGTACCTCTCGCTCGTGACGCTCGTCGCGCCGCTCATCCTGCTCAACGTCTTCATCTGGCAGAGCGGGACCTTCGGCGGCGAGCGCGGGCTGCTCGGCGAGGACTACTTCCTCGGCCTGGGTAGCGACGCCGCGCTGGAGGTGTACTACATCGCGCTGGTGCTGTTCACGCTCATCTTCGCGCTGCTGTTCGCGGTGACGCGCTCGGACGCCGGGCGCGTGTTCACCGCCATCCGCGAGGACGAGGACGCCGTCGCCGCCGCCGGGCTGAACCCGGCGAAGTTCAAGACGTTCGCGTTCGTGCTGAGCGCCGCCGTCGGCGGCCTCGCCGGCGCGATGTTCGTCCACTCGCCGGTCGGCGGCGCGCGCCCCTCGGAGCTGATGAGCGTCATCGTCAACGTCGAGGTCATCATCGCGGCCATCCTCGGCGGGATGGGCACCATCGTCGGCGCGGCCATCGGCGGGGTGTTCCTCATCCTCCTGCAGGACGGACTGAGCAACCTCGGCGACGCGCTCACGATACCGATTCCGGGGACGGAGACGGGCGTGGTGCTCACGCCGCCGATTCCCTTCAGCCAGATGGACTTCCTGCTGTTCGCGGTCATCACGCTGGTCCTGCTGCTGGTCCTCCCGGGCGGCATCGTCCGGGCGGGTATCCGCGGCGGCCGCCGCGTGCTCCGCCGGGTCCGGAGCGACCGCGAGGACCCCGTCGCCACGGACGGCGGCCGGGTCGAGGACTCGAACGATGGAGAGAACGCCGACGCCGGGCGCGCGCCCGAGCGGGCGGTGTACCGGAACTACCGCGACGCACTCGAAGGTGACGACGATGAGCACTGA
- a CDS encoding ABC transporter ATP-binding protein: MSTDTNTATEEVDASVDTERTYGPDDGILVTQGLTKRFGGLTAVDDFSFAVERQEILGFIGPNGAGKSTTFNCITGTFPPTDGTVWYEGEEVTGEPAYEMVKRGLARTFQSFRPLHDRTVVDNVALALVPDRLFSLSGLRGGTRERAADLCERVGLGDRLHQTPDELPHAGLLRLELARALATDPDLLLVDEPFAGLAGGEVESISTLLRELREEGLTLVVVDHNMRGLLSLIDRAVVIRFGSKLAEGTPEEITNNPEVQRAYLGGEM; encoded by the coding sequence ATGAGCACTGACACGAACACAGCCACGGAGGAGGTCGACGCGTCCGTCGACACCGAACGCACCTACGGCCCCGACGACGGTATCCTCGTCACGCAGGGGTTGACCAAGCGCTTCGGTGGCCTGACCGCCGTCGACGACTTCTCGTTCGCCGTCGAGCGCCAGGAGATACTGGGGTTCATCGGCCCGAACGGGGCGGGGAAGTCGACGACGTTCAACTGCATCACGGGGACGTTCCCGCCGACGGACGGTACCGTCTGGTACGAGGGCGAGGAGGTGACGGGCGAGCCCGCCTACGAGATGGTCAAGCGCGGACTGGCGCGGACGTTCCAGTCGTTCCGTCCGCTCCACGACCGGACCGTGGTCGACAACGTCGCGCTCGCCCTGGTGCCTGACCGCCTGTTCTCGCTGTCGGGGCTGCGCGGGGGGACCCGCGAGCGCGCCGCCGACCTCTGCGAGCGGGTTGGCCTCGGCGACCGACTCCACCAGACGCCGGACGAACTGCCTCACGCGGGGCTGTTGCGCCTCGAACTCGCCCGCGCGCTCGCGACCGACCCGGACCTCCTGCTGGTCGACGAACCGTTCGCCGGCCTCGCGGGCGGCGAGGTCGAGAGCATCTCCACCCTCCTGCGCGAACTGCGCGAGGAGGGGCTGACGCTGGTGGTCGTCGACCACAACATGCGCGGCCTGCTCTCGCTCATCGACCGGGCGGTCGTCATCCGCTTCGGCTCGAAACTCGCCGAGGGGACGCCGGAGGAGATAACGAACAACCCGGAGGTCCAGCGCGCCTACCTCGGGGGTGAGATGTGA
- a CDS encoding branched-chain amino acid ABC transporter permease — protein sequence MSVASVLVETAIISALYALVAIGFTLIFGVGGVLNLAHGASITVGAYTTYYVTRVFGYGVGVGILAAVAASGLFGAVLYLGLVKRIQDEPILVMITTLVTAVAIEQVVVVLVGTEEKSIPALLRGNADILGTNVQLNMLAVFVLSWVVIAGLFAFVNYTKAGKALLATSMSHKGAALVGIEADRINLMTWVLAGAIAGLAGVFLGSFQTASYAMGQGPLVLSFTIVVLGGIGSIKGSVLGAYLIGFLEIMTIEYISPSLTGLTPLIVLVAVLLAKPEGLFGRELVEA from the coding sequence ATGTCCGTCGCATCCGTCCTCGTCGAGACGGCCATCATCAGCGCGCTGTACGCGCTGGTGGCCATCGGGTTCACCCTCATCTTCGGGGTTGGGGGCGTCCTCAACCTCGCTCACGGCGCCAGCATCACCGTCGGCGCCTACACGACGTACTACGTCACGCGGGTCTTCGGCTACGGCGTCGGCGTCGGTATCCTCGCCGCGGTCGCGGCCTCCGGACTGTTCGGCGCCGTCCTCTACCTCGGACTGGTCAAGCGCATCCAGGACGAGCCGATCCTCGTGATGATAACGACGCTCGTCACCGCCGTCGCCATCGAGCAGGTGGTCGTCGTGCTCGTCGGCACGGAGGAGAAGTCCATCCCGGCGCTGTTGCGCGGTAACGCGGACATCCTCGGGACGAACGTCCAGTTGAACATGCTCGCGGTGTTCGTCCTCTCGTGGGTCGTCATCGCCGGCCTGTTCGCGTTCGTCAACTACACGAAAGCGGGCAAGGCGCTGCTCGCGACCAGCATGAGCCACAAGGGCGCGGCGCTCGTCGGCATCGAGGCCGACCGCATCAACCTCATGACGTGGGTGCTCGCCGGCGCCATCGCCGGTCTGGCGGGCGTGTTCCTCGGCTCGTTCCAGACGGCCAGCTACGCGATGGGACAGGGGCCACTCGTGCTCTCGTTCACCATCGTCGTCCTCGGGGGTATCGGCTCCATCAAGGGGAGCGTCCTCGGGGCGTACCTCATCGGCTTCCTCGAAATCATGACCATCGAGTACATCAGCCCGAGCCTCACGGGACTGACGCCTCTCATCGTGCTCGTCGCCGTGTTGCTCGCGAAACCGGAGGGCCTGTTCGGCCGCGAACTGGTGGAAGCATGA